A window of the Fundidesulfovibrio magnetotacticus genome harbors these coding sequences:
- a CDS encoding 4Fe-4S binding protein, translated as MKILRATRIERCIGCQSCSLACARLVHQKISWSTAGIRIVSSGGISTGFEARACLACDPAPCARACPTGAYTQRRSGGVKVDKSLCIACGACAEACPVDAIFIEPETRLPYVCIHCGRCVPFCPLGCLELIDSPHEDPAPAPSEAAPETAPAAPQEAPHAG; from the coding sequence ATGAAAATCTTGCGAGCCACGCGCATCGAACGCTGCATCGGCTGCCAGTCCTGCTCGCTGGCCTGCGCGCGCCTGGTGCACCAGAAGATCTCCTGGTCCACGGCGGGCATCCGCATCGTCTCGTCCGGGGGCATCTCCACCGGCTTCGAGGCCAGGGCCTGCCTGGCCTGCGACCCCGCCCCCTGCGCCAGGGCCTGCCCCACGGGCGCCTACACCCAGCGCAGGTCCGGCGGCGTGAAGGTGGACAAGTCCCTGTGCATCGCCTGCGGGGCCTGCGCCGAGGCCTGTCCCGTGGACGCCATCTTCATCGAGCCCGAGACCAGGCTTCCCTACGTGTGCATCCACTGCGGGCGCTGCGTGCCCTTCTGCCCCCTGGGCTGCCTGGAGCTCATCGACTCCCCCCACGAGGACCCCGCCCCGGCCCCGTCGGAAGCCGCGCCGGAAACCGCGCCCGCCGCCCCCCAGGAGGCCCCCCATGCCGGCTGA
- the hflX gene encoding GTPase HflX encodes MVLVGEPHAIFIPELPRARLGQGRLRGLRLLHTHLHDAGLDQEDLTDMLFLRLDSVAALTVDHMASPARLHVAHLVPKPPQDGAGKPWTILPPVPWERSENDFAALTQALEDEFARLDQPVAGESESGRSGRAVLVSVGNAPRLDLEASMDELEALARTAGLTITGRVVQRVAQVNPRTIIGKGKLSDLEIMALSTGAAVLLFDGELTPAQMRTLADLTERKILDRTQLILDIFAQRATSRSGKLQVEMAQLKYTLPRLVGKNPAMSRLMGGIGGRGPGETKLEMDRRRVRERITRIKRELADLRKQRAQVRDRRAKAGLPIVSLVGYTNAGKSTLLNTLTRSEVLAEDKLFATLDPVSRRLRFPEERELVLTDTVGFIRELPKELKEAFQATLEELESADLLILVADASHPELMAQVDAVESILAEMELDRIPRLLALNKWDAMDDEQRAWAAQRYPEGIPLSARDRATLEPLVTAIVARVDWR; translated from the coding sequence ATGGTGCTTGTGGGCGAGCCCCACGCCATCTTCATCCCGGAGCTGCCCCGCGCGCGCCTGGGCCAGGGACGCCTGCGCGGCCTGCGCCTGCTGCACACCCACCTGCACGACGCCGGGCTCGACCAGGAAGACCTCACCGACATGCTCTTCCTGCGCCTGGACTCCGTGGCCGCCCTCACCGTGGACCACATGGCTTCCCCGGCGCGCCTGCACGTGGCGCACCTGGTCCCCAAGCCGCCCCAGGACGGCGCGGGCAAGCCCTGGACCATCCTGCCCCCCGTGCCGTGGGAGCGCTCCGAGAACGACTTCGCCGCCCTCACCCAGGCCCTGGAGGACGAATTCGCCCGCCTGGACCAGCCCGTTGCCGGGGAATCCGAGTCCGGCCGCTCGGGCCGCGCCGTGCTGGTGAGCGTGGGCAACGCCCCCCGCCTGGACCTGGAGGCCTCCATGGACGAGCTGGAGGCCCTGGCGCGCACGGCCGGGCTCACCATCACCGGCCGCGTGGTGCAGCGCGTGGCCCAGGTGAACCCGCGCACCATCATCGGCAAGGGCAAGCTCTCGGACCTGGAGATCATGGCCCTCTCCACGGGCGCGGCGGTGCTGCTCTTCGACGGCGAGCTCACCCCGGCCCAGATGCGCACCCTGGCAGACCTGACCGAACGCAAGATCCTGGACCGCACCCAGCTCATCCTGGACATCTTCGCCCAGCGGGCCACCTCGCGCTCGGGCAAGCTCCAGGTGGAGATGGCCCAGCTCAAGTACACGCTGCCCAGGCTGGTGGGGAAGAACCCGGCCATGAGCCGGCTCATGGGCGGCATCGGCGGGCGCGGCCCCGGCGAAACAAAGCTGGAGATGGACCGCCGCCGCGTGCGCGAGCGCATCACGCGCATCAAGCGCGAACTGGCCGACCTGCGCAAGCAGCGCGCCCAGGTGCGCGACCGCCGCGCCAAGGCGGGCCTGCCCATCGTGAGCCTGGTGGGCTACACCAACGCGGGCAAGTCCACCCTGCTCAACACCCTCACGCGCTCCGAGGTGCTGGCCGAGGACAAGCTCTTCGCCACCCTGGACCCCGTGAGCCGCCGCCTGCGCTTCCCCGAGGAACGTGAGCTGGTGCTCACCGACACCGTGGGCTTCATCCGGGAGCTGCCCAAGGAACTCAAGGAGGCCTTCCAGGCCACCCTGGAGGAACTCGAAAGCGCCGACCTGCTCATCCTGGTGGCCGACGCCTCCCACCCGGAGCTCATGGCCCAGGTGGACGCCGTGGAATCCATCCTGGCCGAAATGGAGCTGGACCGCATCCCGCGCCTGCTGGCCCTCAACAAATGGGACGCCATGGACGACGAGCAGCGCGCCTGGGCCGCCCAGCGCTACCCCGAGGGCATCCCCCTGAGCGCCCGCGACCGCGCGACGCTGGAGCCCCTGGTCACGGCCATCGTGGCCCGCGTGGACTGGCGCTAG
- a CDS encoding AAA family ATPase encodes MISIAGFQTGELLYQGPNSQVYRARRVSDALPVVLKIPASPDISIRENLRFQHEYDLLASLNRSRVIKVHDLVQHRASFAIVEEDYGALDMARHVEGRAMAPGEFLDAAVQMAEALAQLHEERIVHKDVHLGNFLINPETGEVKLTDFGMSSLIDGEVHEPGNPDQIEGNLHYVSPEQTGRMNRGVDSRSDLYSLGVCFHRMLTGELPFTSRDPLELVHAHIARRPASPREIAPRVPEPLSEITRRLLEKMAEDRYQSAAGLRRDLESLRAAWAAGESLLDVKLGSRDVSRRFQVTQKIYGRSNEVARLLASFERVAGGAAELLLVGGYSGIGKTALVGEVHKGLTRQRGRFITGKHDQFQRDIPFSAFIQAFRQLTQQVLTEPEALVARWRKALLEALGGNAQVILEVIPELEHVMGPQPPVPDLGPSEAQNRFVMCLQRFLGVFARREHPLVIFLDDLQWADAPSLNLLRALAESSEPLCLLLLGAYRDNEVFPGHPLTGCVRAIQESGFPVESLTLAPLGFEDLCLLAADTLHRAPHEVEELTRLIQDKTGGNPFFVSQMLKELHGRGHFLLDEEGGRWLWDMEGIRAMGLTDNVVDLMAGRIARMGGQARQALQLAACIGNRFELSMLAAVREKSPAETSEALWEALQAGLVIPSGNTFRFLHDRVQQAAYSLIAGEDIAPLHLRIGRLLLRHVGQTRLEEAIFDVTAHFNAALDLVEDPAERLSLMELNLHAGRKAKASTAYEPALRHFRVAASLLPADAWQASPRAKLEVTREQADVLFLLGDFASAEALLDEALDNTGDRFDKVEVFLQKIIQYNQLGKYNEMMDIARDALALFGEGIPAADDAAALQERFARQMRDYARLLAGRPIAELIEIPGVEDREQDSVIRLLAILTDGAYIAVPTLFPHLVMEVVTRSMRHGHNALSAIGFAWATVVIVQEHQDYRSAYELGLLALSLVERFPNPRIQAQITFLHAVCAMHWFQPLAEQIEMYKRAYQYGIDNGNLVFAGYARTMIPKTVLAADTVDKALEENEISVDFYAKRGSPFLMSERFCGLFLRNLKGERPDPLSLGDEGIDEEAQLEQWQRPESLFGHGLAYYLTSKLQLLLLFGEPREAWRLAEAHAGWMRYIPILYETTVFSFCRAMAAARLLADEDGQGAGLSRGLLARRLEEALAEFAVWARNCPVNFAWQERLLAAELARQEGRLQDALALCEESADAARAHAHPQGVALARERAAALHLLGGDRETAKACLEDASFNYYRWGAHAKVHNLRQELDALQAGEERAASATHSPRHASEPYLYLAGASSVIDVGSILKATQAISREIHLDSLLRVIMDSVIENAGAEHGFLLLPGEDDWSVAATATVAREPSSLDAAPLEGSTLVSEAIVRFVIRSLQEVALHDALAHPTFRQDPHVRRRGVRSVLCVPLLARNRLSGVLYLENNLNPGVFPVERAQTVRMLAGQAAVSIENAKLYASLAASEQRYRSVFEDASDLVILTTPEGRVVDANPACLAVLGYTRQELLALNFRDLYVDGFQRESMKKAIEQDGFVRGFELVLRRKDGGRIEAILAAGLRRDANGQVVGYQGILHDVTALKQAERLREAYSHDLERQVRERTLELSDANDKLQRLSECDGLTGIANRRKFDAVFRAEWERALRAASPLTLALADVDHFKAFNDLRGHLQGDDCLRRVARALAGRVRQAGDLAARYGGEEFALVFPGLGASQAGMVAGKLRAAVAELAIAHGKSPTAGVVTVSVGAATCVPAPGMDPERLLRAADANLYEAKRQGRDRAVASVLEG; translated from the coding sequence ATGATCTCCATCGCCGGGTTCCAGACGGGCGAACTGCTCTACCAGGGGCCCAACAGCCAGGTGTACCGCGCCCGCCGCGTGTCCGACGCGCTGCCTGTGGTGCTCAAGATCCCCGCAAGCCCCGACATCTCCATCCGCGAGAACCTGCGCTTCCAGCACGAGTACGACCTGCTCGCCTCCCTGAACCGCTCCCGGGTGATCAAGGTGCACGACCTCGTCCAGCACCGCGCGAGCTTCGCCATCGTGGAGGAGGACTACGGCGCGCTGGACATGGCCCGCCACGTGGAAGGCCGGGCCATGGCGCCCGGCGAGTTCCTGGACGCCGCCGTGCAGATGGCCGAGGCCCTGGCCCAGCTCCACGAGGAGCGCATCGTCCACAAGGACGTGCACCTGGGCAACTTCCTCATCAACCCCGAGACCGGCGAGGTGAAGCTCACGGACTTCGGCATGTCCTCGCTCATCGACGGCGAGGTGCACGAACCGGGCAACCCCGACCAGATCGAGGGCAACCTGCACTACGTCTCCCCCGAGCAGACCGGGCGGATGAACCGGGGCGTGGACAGCCGCTCCGACCTCTACTCCCTGGGCGTGTGCTTCCACAGGATGCTCACGGGCGAGCTGCCCTTCACCTCGCGCGACCCCCTGGAGCTGGTGCACGCCCACATCGCGCGCCGCCCCGCGTCGCCCCGGGAGATCGCCCCCCGGGTGCCGGAGCCCCTCTCGGAGATCACAAGGCGCCTCCTGGAGAAAATGGCCGAGGACCGCTACCAGAGCGCCGCCGGACTGCGCCGCGACCTGGAATCCCTGCGCGCGGCATGGGCGGCGGGGGAAAGCCTCCTGGACGTGAAGCTGGGCAGCCGCGACGTTTCGCGCCGCTTCCAGGTGACCCAGAAGATCTACGGCCGGTCGAACGAGGTGGCCCGCCTCCTCGCCAGCTTCGAGCGCGTGGCCGGGGGCGCGGCGGAGCTTTTGCTGGTGGGGGGCTATTCGGGAATCGGCAAGACCGCCCTGGTGGGCGAGGTGCACAAGGGGCTCACCCGCCAGCGCGGGCGCTTCATCACCGGCAAGCACGACCAGTTCCAGCGCGACATCCCCTTCTCCGCCTTCATCCAGGCCTTCCGCCAGCTCACCCAGCAGGTCCTCACCGAGCCCGAGGCCCTGGTGGCCCGCTGGCGCAAGGCCCTGCTCGAAGCCCTGGGCGGCAACGCCCAGGTGATCCTGGAGGTGATTCCGGAACTCGAGCACGTGATGGGCCCCCAGCCACCCGTGCCCGACCTGGGGCCCTCCGAGGCCCAGAACCGCTTCGTGATGTGCCTGCAGCGCTTCCTGGGCGTGTTCGCGCGCCGCGAGCATCCCCTGGTGATCTTCCTCGACGACCTCCAGTGGGCCGACGCCCCCTCGCTCAACCTCCTGCGCGCCCTGGCCGAAAGCAGCGAGCCCCTCTGCCTGCTCCTTCTGGGGGCCTACCGGGACAACGAGGTCTTCCCCGGCCACCCCCTCACCGGGTGCGTGCGGGCCATCCAGGAGTCCGGTTTCCCGGTGGAGAGCCTCACCCTCGCGCCCCTGGGCTTCGAGGACCTGTGCCTGCTCGCGGCGGACACCCTGCACCGCGCCCCCCACGAGGTGGAGGAACTCACCCGCCTGATCCAGGACAAGACCGGCGGCAACCCCTTCTTCGTCTCCCAGATGCTCAAGGAGCTGCACGGCCGGGGCCACTTTCTCCTGGACGAGGAGGGCGGCCGCTGGCTCTGGGACATGGAGGGCATCCGCGCCATGGGCCTCACCGACAACGTGGTGGACCTCATGGCCGGGCGCATCGCCCGCATGGGCGGCCAGGCCCGCCAGGCCCTCCAGCTGGCCGCCTGCATCGGCAACCGCTTCGAGCTCTCCATGCTGGCGGCCGTGCGCGAAAAATCTCCCGCCGAAACCAGCGAGGCCCTCTGGGAGGCCCTCCAGGCCGGACTTGTGATCCCCTCCGGGAACACCTTCCGCTTCCTGCACGACCGCGTGCAGCAGGCGGCCTATTCGCTCATCGCTGGGGAGGACATCGCCCCCCTGCACCTGCGCATCGGCCGACTGCTGCTGCGCCACGTGGGCCAGACGAGGCTCGAAGAGGCCATCTTCGACGTGACTGCGCACTTCAACGCGGCCCTGGATCTGGTGGAAGACCCGGCAGAGCGCCTCTCGCTCATGGAGCTCAACCTCCACGCCGGGCGCAAGGCCAAGGCCTCCACCGCCTACGAGCCCGCCCTGCGCCACTTTCGCGTGGCCGCCTCGCTGCTGCCCGCCGACGCCTGGCAGGCCAGTCCCCGCGCCAAGCTGGAGGTCACGCGCGAGCAGGCCGACGTGCTCTTCCTGCTGGGAGACTTCGCCAGCGCCGAGGCCCTGCTCGACGAGGCCCTGGACAACACCGGGGACCGCTTCGACAAGGTGGAGGTCTTTCTCCAGAAGATCATCCAGTACAACCAGTTGGGCAAATACAACGAAATGATGGACATCGCCCGCGACGCCCTGGCCCTTTTCGGAGAGGGCATCCCCGCGGCGGACGACGCGGCCGCCCTCCAGGAGCGCTTCGCGCGCCAGATGCGCGACTACGCCCGACTCCTGGCGGGACGCCCCATCGCGGAGCTCATCGAGATCCCCGGCGTGGAAGACCGGGAGCAGGACAGCGTCATCCGGCTCCTGGCCATCCTCACCGACGGGGCCTACATCGCCGTGCCCACGCTCTTTCCCCATCTGGTCATGGAGGTGGTCACGCGCTCCATGCGCCACGGCCACAACGCCCTCTCGGCCATCGGCTTCGCCTGGGCCACGGTGGTCATCGTCCAGGAGCACCAGGACTACCGCAGCGCCTACGAGCTGGGCCTTCTGGCCCTGAGCCTGGTGGAGCGCTTCCCCAATCCGCGCATCCAGGCCCAGATCACCTTCCTGCACGCCGTGTGCGCCATGCACTGGTTCCAGCCCCTGGCCGAGCAGATCGAGATGTACAAGCGGGCCTACCAGTACGGCATCGACAACGGGAACCTCGTCTTCGCGGGTTACGCCCGCACCATGATCCCCAAGACCGTGCTGGCCGCCGACACCGTGGACAAGGCCCTGGAAGAGAACGAGATCAGCGTGGATTTCTACGCCAAGCGCGGCTCGCCCTTCCTCATGAGCGAGCGCTTCTGCGGCCTCTTCCTGCGCAACCTCAAGGGCGAGCGCCCCGACCCCCTCTCCCTGGGCGACGAAGGGATCGACGAAGAGGCCCAGCTGGAGCAGTGGCAGCGCCCCGAATCCCTCTTCGGGCACGGGCTGGCCTATTACCTCACCTCCAAGCTCCAGCTGCTGCTGCTCTTCGGGGAGCCCCGCGAGGCCTGGAGGCTGGCCGAGGCCCACGCCGGATGGATGCGCTACATCCCCATCCTCTACGAGACCACCGTCTTCAGCTTCTGCCGGGCCATGGCCGCCGCCCGGCTGCTGGCGGACGAGGACGGCCAGGGCGCGGGCCTTTCGCGCGGGCTTCTGGCCCGGCGGCTGGAAGAGGCCCTGGCCGAGTTCGCCGTGTGGGCGCGCAACTGCCCCGTCAACTTCGCCTGGCAGGAGCGCCTGCTCGCGGCCGAACTGGCCCGCCAGGAAGGCCGCCTCCAGGACGCCCTGGCGCTCTGCGAGGAATCGGCCGACGCCGCCCGCGCCCACGCCCACCCCCAGGGCGTGGCCCTGGCCCGGGAGCGCGCCGCCGCCCTCCACCTGCTCGGGGGCGACCGCGAGACCGCCAAGGCCTGCCTGGAGGACGCGAGCTTCAACTACTACCGCTGGGGCGCGCACGCCAAGGTCCACAACCTGCGCCAGGAGCTGGACGCGCTCCAGGCCGGGGAAGAGCGCGCGGCCTCGGCCACCCACTCGCCGCGCCACGCCAGCGAGCCGTACCTCTACCTCGCCGGGGCCTCGAGCGTGATCGACGTGGGCAGCATCCTCAAGGCCACCCAGGCCATTTCCCGGGAAATCCATCTGGACTCCCTGCTGCGGGTGATCATGGACAGCGTCATCGAGAACGCCGGGGCCGAGCACGGCTTTCTCCTGCTGCCCGGCGAGGACGACTGGTCCGTGGCCGCTACGGCCACGGTGGCCCGGGAACCATCCTCCCTGGACGCCGCCCCCCTGGAGGGATCGACCCTGGTCTCCGAGGCCATCGTGCGCTTCGTCATCCGCAGCCTCCAGGAGGTGGCCCTGCACGACGCCCTGGCCCATCCCACCTTCCGCCAGGACCCCCACGTGCGCCGCCGGGGCGTGCGCTCGGTGCTCTGCGTGCCGCTTCTGGCCCGCAACCGCCTGAGCGGCGTGCTCTACCTGGAGAACAACCTCAACCCCGGGGTTTTCCCCGTGGAGCGCGCCCAGACCGTGCGGATGCTGGCGGGCCAGGCGGCCGTCTCCATCGAGAACGCCAAACTCTACGCCAGCCTGGCGGCCAGCGAGCAGCGCTACCGCAGCGTGTTCGAGGACGCGAGCGATCTCGTCATCCTCACCACGCCCGAAGGCCGCGTGGTGGACGCCAACCCCGCCTGCCTGGCGGTGCTGGGCTACACGCGCCAGGAGCTGCTGGCCCTCAATTTCCGCGATCTCTACGTGGACGGCTTCCAGCGCGAGAGCATGAAGAAAGCCATCGAGCAGGACGGCTTCGTGCGCGGCTTCGAGCTGGTCCTTCGCCGCAAGGACGGCGGGCGCATCGAGGCTATCCTGGCCGCTGGCCTGCGCCGCGACGCCAACGGGCAGGTCGTGGGCTACCAGGGCATCCTGCACGACGTGACGGCCCTGAAGCAGGCCGAACGCCTGCGCGAGGCCTACAGCCACGACCTGGAACGACAGGTGCGCGAACGCACCCTGGAACTCTCCGACGCCAACGACAAGCTCCAGCGCCTGAGCGAGTGCGACGGGCTCACCGGCATCGCCAACCGCCGCAAGTTCGACGCGGTGTTCCGCGCCGAATGGGAACGCGCCCTGCGCGCCGCCTCGCCCCTGACCCTGGCCCTGGCGGACGTGGACCACTTCAAGGCCTTCAACGACCTCAGGGGCCACCTCCAGGGCGACGACTGCCTGCGACGCGTTGCCCGGGCCCTGGCCGGGCGGGTCCGCCAAGCGGGCGACCTGGCCGCGCGCTACGGCGGCGAGGAGTTCGCCCTGGTGTTCCCGGGCCTCGGGGCCTCCCAGGCCGGGATGGTGGCCGGGAAACTGCGCGCCGCCGTGGCGGAGCTGGCCATAGCCCACGGCAAAAGCCCCACCGCCGGGGTGGTGACCGTGAGCGTGGGCGCGGCCACGTGCGTGCCCGCGCCGGGCATGGACCCGGAGCGCCTGCTCAGGGCGGCGGACGCCAACCTCTACGAGGCCAAGCGGCAGGGGCGCGACCGGGCGGTCGCCTCGGTGCTGGAGGGCTGA
- the rbr gene encoding rubrerythrin produces MPSLKGTKTETNLLKSFAGESQARNRYTYFSAAARKEGFVQIADIFEETANQEKEHAKRFFKFLEGGDLEITATFPAGTIGNTSANLLASAMGEHEEHSDMYPGFAAQARSEGFQEIAAVWDAVSVAEKQHEKRFRDLLANLEAGRVFKRDQPVTWRCRNCGYLHTAEEAPGCCPACVHPQAFFELLGENW; encoded by the coding sequence ATGCCCAGTCTGAAAGGAACGAAGACCGAGACGAACCTGCTCAAGTCCTTCGCCGGCGAAAGCCAGGCGCGCAACCGCTACACCTATTTCTCCGCCGCGGCCCGCAAGGAGGGCTTCGTGCAGATCGCCGACATCTTCGAGGAGACCGCCAACCAGGAAAAGGAGCACGCCAAGCGCTTCTTCAAGTTCCTGGAAGGCGGCGACCTGGAGATCACCGCCACCTTCCCCGCCGGGACCATCGGCAACACGTCCGCCAACCTGCTGGCCTCGGCCATGGGCGAGCACGAGGAGCACAGCGACATGTACCCGGGCTTCGCGGCCCAGGCCCGCTCCGAAGGCTTCCAGGAGATCGCGGCCGTGTGGGACGCCGTGTCCGTGGCCGAGAAGCAGCACGAGAAGCGCTTCCGCGACCTGCTGGCCAACCTGGAGGCAGGGCGCGTGTTCAAGCGCGACCAGCCCGTCACTTGGCGCTGCCGCAACTGCGGCTACCTGCACACGGCCGAAGAGGCCCCGGGCTGCTGCCCCGCCTGCGTGCACCCCCAGGCCTTCTTCGAGCTGCTGGGCGAGAACTGGTAG
- a CDS encoding EAL domain-containing protein — translation MMSHPTGSEQQSLFHAALLECINMDFSHLDQALRQIVLSDAKVTGAARVSVWLYDEQRTGITCRMQFVKGGGEPADTGVFLPTDSYPAYFEAVENSRVVAADDAQNDPRTAELGGYLREYGIRSLLDVAVRSQGRNLGVLCHEHLGPARAWTTRDMEFAVSMADMVSLALEMDLRRKAESRLSAALEQFTTLARTAGDAIITIDGQGNVSFWNQGAQKLFGRDAQYMMGRPLMEIMPERFRELHKHGFETFRTSGLLRHAGEVLELAALDQNGREFPVELTLASWEAGGECFVTGIVRDITERKTAEAALRDANEKLEARVLERTRELDLALEDLASAKQQLQLILDGAGEGILGIDRHGLIGFANPAACQMVGYPPDGLLGRSPHRMLHHTRPDGKTNPEEHCRVAETLKDGERRSSSEEVFYRSDGSHFPVEYNVAPLLNGSGIHGAVMVFKDITERKRHEAVLKHQAFHDALTGLPNRAMLLDRLQKALDRVRKAQSPGLCLMFLDLDDFKLVNDSLGHTLGDELLVQFATRLSGRLPGNALMARLGGDEFAVLVEDAGDEESVLTLARQLLARLSGPMSVRDYRLYVSACIGMVSGCRGYDTPEDILRDADTAMYKAKTRGKGELMLFDRPMHEEARKRLDIETGLRHAVRQGAFELHYQPLFRLQDGGFAGFEALIRWPDPKGGGLIPPMSFIPVAEQTGLISPIGDWVLRQACRDIAAWSEAYPSLDRFFVAVNLSGKQFMEPGLARSITEVIRAGGVSPGRLKLEITETEVMQNPDVGIQVLTELKNADISLFVDDFGTGYSSLSYLRRLPIDGLKVDRSFVAAMIEDKASLAIVRAVVDLARNMDLTVVAEGVETREQHDTLKGLGCDLGQGWLYARPLGPAAAAAYLEGVARSMAG, via the coding sequence ATGATGTCTCACCCCACCGGTTCCGAACAGCAAAGCCTTTTCCATGCCGCGCTCCTCGAGTGCATCAACATGGATTTTTCCCACCTGGACCAGGCCCTGCGGCAGATCGTCCTCTCCGACGCCAAGGTGACCGGCGCGGCCCGGGTGAGCGTCTGGCTCTACGACGAGCAGCGCACGGGCATCACCTGCCGCATGCAGTTCGTGAAGGGCGGGGGGGAGCCTGCGGATACCGGCGTGTTCCTGCCCACGGACAGCTACCCGGCCTATTTCGAGGCCGTGGAGAACTCCCGGGTGGTGGCCGCCGACGACGCCCAGAACGACCCCAGGACCGCCGAACTCGGCGGCTACCTCCGCGAATACGGCATCCGCTCCCTGCTGGACGTGGCCGTGCGCAGCCAGGGCCGCAACCTGGGCGTGCTCTGCCACGAGCACCTCGGCCCGGCCAGGGCGTGGACCACCCGGGACATGGAGTTCGCCGTCTCCATGGCCGACATGGTCTCCCTGGCCCTGGAGATGGACCTGCGGCGCAAGGCCGAAAGCCGCCTGAGCGCGGCCCTGGAACAGTTCACCACCCTGGCCCGCACCGCCGGGGACGCCATCATCACCATCGACGGCCAGGGCAACGTCTCCTTCTGGAACCAGGGGGCCCAGAAGCTCTTCGGCCGCGACGCCCAGTACATGATGGGCCGCCCGCTCATGGAGATCATGCCGGAGCGCTTCCGGGAACTGCACAAGCACGGGTTCGAGACGTTCAGGACCTCCGGCCTGCTGCGCCACGCGGGCGAGGTGCTGGAGCTGGCGGCGCTGGACCAAAACGGCAGGGAGTTCCCGGTGGAACTGACCCTGGCCTCCTGGGAAGCCGGAGGGGAGTGCTTCGTCACGGGCATCGTGCGCGACATCACCGAGCGCAAGACGGCCGAAGCGGCCCTGCGCGACGCCAACGAGAAGCTCGAAGCCCGCGTGCTGGAGCGCACCCGCGAGCTCGACCTGGCCCTGGAAGACCTGGCCAGCGCCAAGCAGCAGCTGCAGCTCATCCTCGACGGCGCGGGGGAAGGCATCCTCGGCATCGACAGGCACGGCCTGATCGGCTTCGCCAACCCCGCCGCCTGCCAGATGGTGGGCTACCCCCCCGACGGCCTCCTGGGCAGGAGCCCGCACCGGATGCTTCACCACACCCGACCCGACGGCAAAACCAACCCCGAGGAACACTGCCGCGTGGCCGAGACCCTCAAGGACGGCGAGCGGCGCTCCTCCAGCGAGGAGGTGTTCTACCGCTCCGACGGCTCCCATTTCCCGGTGGAATACAACGTGGCCCCGCTTCTTAACGGCAGCGGCATCCACGGCGCGGTGATGGTGTTCAAGGACATCACCGAGCGCAAGCGACACGAGGCGGTGCTCAAGCACCAGGCCTTCCACGACGCGCTCACGGGCCTGCCCAACCGGGCCATGCTCCTGGACAGGCTGCAAAAGGCCCTCGACCGGGTGCGCAAGGCGCAGAGCCCCGGCCTGTGCCTGATGTTTCTGGACCTGGACGACTTCAAGCTGGTCAACGACAGCCTGGGCCACACCCTGGGGGACGAACTGCTGGTGCAGTTCGCCACGCGCCTCTCGGGCAGGCTGCCGGGCAACGCCCTCATGGCCCGCCTGGGCGGCGACGAGTTCGCCGTGCTGGTGGAAGACGCCGGGGACGAGGAGAGCGTGCTCACCCTCGCCCGGCAGTTGCTCGCCAGGCTCTCGGGGCCGATGTCCGTCCGGGACTACCGCCTCTACGTCAGCGCCTGCATCGGCATGGTCTCGGGCTGCCGCGGCTACGACACGCCGGAGGACATCCTGCGCGACGCCGACACGGCCATGTACAAGGCCAAAACGCGCGGCAAGGGCGAACTGATGCTCTTCGACAGGCCCATGCACGAGGAGGCGCGCAAACGCCTGGACATCGAGACGGGCCTGCGCCACGCGGTGCGCCAGGGGGCCTTCGAGCTGCACTACCAGCCCCTCTTCCGCCTGCAGGACGGAGGCTTCGCGGGTTTCGAAGCCCTGATCCGCTGGCCGGACCCAAAGGGCGGCGGCCTCATCCCGCCCATGAGCTTCATCCCCGTGGCCGAGCAGACCGGCCTCATCTCCCCCATCGGCGACTGGGTGCTCCGCCAGGCCTGCCGGGACATCGCGGCCTGGAGCGAGGCCTATCCGTCCCTGGACCGCTTTTTCGTGGCCGTGAACCTCTCCGGCAAGCAGTTCATGGAGCCCGGCCTCGCCCGCTCCATCACCGAAGTGATCCGTGCCGGCGGCGTGTCCCCGGGGCGGCTCAAGCTGGAAATCACCGAAACCGAAGTGATGCAGAATCCGGACGTGGGCATCCAGGTGCTCACCGAGCTCAAGAACGCGGACATCTCCCTGTTCGTGGACGACTTCGGCACGGGCTATTCCTCGCTCAGCTACCTGCGCCGTCTGCCCATCGACGGCCTCAAGGTGGACCGCTCCTTCGTCGCCGCCATGATCGAGGACAAGGCCAGCCTGGCCATCGTGCGCGCCGTGGTGGACCTGGCGCGCAACATGGACCTCACCGTGGTGGCCGAGGGCGTGGAGACCCGGGAACAGCACGACACCCTCAAGGGCCTAGGCTGCGACCTGGGCCAGGGCTGGCTGTACGCGCGCCCGCTAGGCCCCGCCGCGGCCGCAGCCTACCTGGAGGGCGTCGCGCGCTCGATGGCAGGCTGA